A stretch of Fusarium poae strain DAOMC 252244 chromosome 2, whole genome shotgun sequence DNA encodes these proteins:
- a CDS encoding hypothetical protein (SECRETED:SignalP(1-24)) encodes MELITFLLRVTAFTLFAVIPTVHAAYYDIPYNMTAGETFNVTIKQNIDPNSENGRASDSYRVYLAQTPPGWGTGPVCWLQYLVPRDETQVNITIPPDVAPKGTRIRLSTCLTNSKNGRRVTGFDYSGRTDMTGLNGTWSQAELDGRNVGDQDEVSCSAFGCVRDCYKQYYKGDKDDEEYDRKSYACWKACARDLNPASAASLNATPVKSILGLGVVVGFLHLIVGAL; translated from the coding sequence ATGGAGCTTATAACATTCCTTCTCCGAGTGACTGCCTTCACTCTCTTCGCAGTCATCCCAACCGTTCACGCTGCTTATTATGACATTCCCTATAACATGACAGCCGGCGAAACCTTCAACGTCACAATCAAGCAGAATATTGATCCAAACTCTGAAAATGGAAGAGCATCCGACTCTTATCGCGTCTATCTCGCCCAGACACCGCCCGGATGGGGCACAGGACCAGTTTGTTGGCTCCAGTATCTAGTTCCCCGAGATGAAACACAAGTCAACATCACCATTCCTCCCGACGTGGCTCCTAAAGGCACACGTATCAGGCTTTCCACATGTCTTACCAACTCAAAGAATGGCAGGAGAGTCACGGGTTTCGATTACAGCGGAAGGACAGATATGACGGGGTTGAACGGAACTTGGAGTCAGGCCGAGTTGGATGGACGGAATGTAGGCGACCAAGATGAGGTTTCCTGCTCGGCTTTTGGCTGTGTCAGGGATTGCTATAAGCAGTACTACAAAGGGGAcaaggatgatgaagagtaCGACCGAAAGTCGTATGCTTGCTGGAAGGCTTGTGCGAGGGATTTGAATCCAGCAAGTGCAGCGTCTTTGAATGCCACTCCGGTCAAGAGCATATTAGGACTAGGTGTCGTGGTTGGATTCCTTCACTTGATAGTTGGGGCATTATAA
- a CDS encoding hypothetical protein (MEROPS:MER0033198): protein MKLRSLVEICSALGWLREVQASTQAKISPPTVTVKNGTYAGVYNKQYDQDYFLGIPFAQPPERFSVAQGLNSSWDGVREATELSIHCHGYGNDQVGYKQSEDCLYLNVIRPANLKATANIPVAVWIHGGGLFQGGASDMRYNLSFIVEQSVALGKPIIGVSFNYRLAALGFLIGEEVLKEGATNLGFRDQRLALHWIQENIKAFGGDPDKVTLFGESSGAESIAAQVFAYNGRDDGLFRGVIGQSGFGAPLYRYRSGYNGTDAMQDTYDRFVGKVSSCSDLVGSNKSLPCLRQAPFDEINSAIWAIRTGLDWAPVMDGDFIADYTTNQLKNGNFVKVPLLIGANTDEGTSFGRSRTSDGGNVNTDEDMIDAIGNMIPPEAEGTTGQTVDELTDKVMELYPNDQRVGIPSLESWPYIIKPNDSYAEAHGAQFRRSCALFGDLIIHYQRRRANKFWAKNGIPNYAYRFNIKPNGQPEYAGVTHFQEVAFVMHNINGDGYDRKPFGGEGSYPDNAKAMAKTMTTAWINFFNTLDPNGEKDIFSGKEWPVYDLSDGPDGESIVFNIDGSDIEVDDWRSDGMEWLAEHALDVLGN from the exons ATGAAGTTGAGATCGTTGGTTGAGATTTGTTCTGCCCTTGGTTGGCTTCGGGAAGTTCAAGCTTCAACGCAGGCAAAGATCTCTCCACCTACCGTCACTGTAAAGAATGGCACATATGCTGGAGTCTACAACAAACAATATGATCAAGACTACTTTCTTGGAATTCCCTTTGCTCAG CCTCCTGAACGGTTCTCGGTAGCTCAAGGGCTCAATTCTTCGTGGGATGGGGTGAGAGAGGCTACCGAGCTATCGATTCACTGCCATGGATATGGAAACGACCAAGTCGGATATAAACAATCCGAAGACTGCCTTTATCTCAATGTCATTCGACCTGCGAATCTAAAAGCCACAGCGAATATCCCTGTGGCCGTTTGGATTCATGGAGGAGGTCTCTTCCAGGGCGGTGCTTCAGACATGAGATACAACTTGTCTTTCATCGTCGAGCAGAGCGTTGCCCTCGGCAAGCCTATTATCGGCGTCAGTTTCAATTATCGTCTTGCCGCGTTGGGATTCCTCATCGGCGAAGAGGTTTTGAAAGAGGGCGCCACTAATCTCGGCTTCCGCGATCAAAGACTCGCACTTCACTGGATTCAAGAGAACATCAAAGCGTTTGGTGGGGATCCGGACAAAGTCACTTTATTTGGAGAAAGTTCAGGTGCCGAGAGTATTGCAGCACAAGTCTTTGCATACAATG GTCGTGATGACGGTCTATTCAGAGGAGTAATCGGCCAGTCTGGTTTTGGGGCTCCCCTTTATCGGTATCGCAGTGGATACAACGGAACTGATGCGATGCAAGATACATACGACAGATTCGTTGGCAAGGTCTCGTCATGCTCTGACTTGGTAGGATCGAATAAATCTCTACCTTGCCTGAGACAAGCTCCCTTTGACGAGATCAACAGCGCCATATGGGCTATAAGAACCGGTCTCGACTGGGCTCCAGTCATGGACGGGGACTTCATTGCAGATTACACCACTAATCAATTGAAAAATGGGAACTTTGTCAAAGTGCCACTTCTCATAGGTGCCAACACGGACGAAGGGACGTCCTTTGGTAGAAGTAGAACATCGGATGGTGGGAACGTCAATACTGATGAAGACATGATAGATGCTATCGGAAATATGATCCCGCCTGAAGCAGAAGGCACCACGGGTCAGACAGTTGACGAACTTACTGACAAGGTGATGGAGTTATATCCCAACGATCAAAGGGTCGGAATACCATCTTTGGAGTCTTGGCCATATATCATCAAACCAAACGATTCGTACGCTGAGGCTCACGGAGCTCAATTTCGTCGATCGTGTGCGCTGTTCGGAGACTTGATTATACATTATCAACGAAGGCGCGCAAACAAGTTCTGGGCTAAGAATGGGATTCCCAATTATGCGTACCGCTTCAACATCAAGCCCAATGGACAACCAGAGTATGCTGGGGTCACTCATTTCCAAGAG GTCGCTTTTGTGATGCACAACATTAACGGGGACGGATATGATCGCAAACCTTTCGGTGGTGAAGGATCATATCCGGATAATGCAAAGGCAATGGCAAAGACTATGACTACTGCATGGATCAACTTTTTCAATACTCTTGACCCCAATGGAGAAAAGGACATTTTCAGTGGCAAAGAATGGCCGGTCTATGACTTATCTGACGGTCCTGATGGAGAGAGTATCGTTTTCAACATCGATGGCTCCGACATTGAAGTAGACGATTGGAGGTCTGATGGTATggagtggttggctgaacatGCTTTGGACGTTCTTGGTAACTAG
- a CDS encoding hypothetical protein (SECRETED:SignalP(1-18)) produces MHFSTLLASVGLISSAFAGILPRSYRIPSSNGFPNPDADQLNAINLQAGGKLPGAPLPTSLGDGSTTAFQLIAFNELFETAYFSSLLYNVTHEVEGFKVDGDKRAEAEKILKTVIAQEEHHALGALATLKSAGKFAPSPCKYQFPTTDLKTAILLAATFTDAVLGALQDANVIFSKEGAHEVVRLISSVIGQEGEQNGFYRLYLDQVPSESPFLTTVPAAFAWSALQAFVVPGSCTEDISKIALPIFPGLMVNGGAIGVLEPKDQTLSFSAELKESHDGEDLYITYTVGQQLPYSVKAENVKWDGNSVSLDAKFPFSELVASGFSHAALTTSSNISTPDDVPNYTLAAPGLIQVQNPL; encoded by the exons ATGCATTTCTCTACTCTCTTGGCCTCTGTAGGCCTCATCAGCTCTGCATTTGCTGGTATCCTACCTCGATCCTACAGGATCCCCTCATCTAACGGCTTTCCCAATCCCGATGCTGATCAGCTCAATGCCATTAACCTACAGGCCGGTGGAAAGCTTCCTGGAGCTCCTCTGCCCACCTCTCTCGGTGATGGTTCCACCACAGCCTTCCAGCTCATTGCCTTTAACGAACTCTTTGAGACTGCCTACTTCAGCTCTCTGCTCTACAACGTCACACATGAGGTCGAGGGCTTCAAGGTAGACGGTGATAAGCGCGCAGAGGCTGAGAAGATTCTCAAAACCGTCATTGCT CAAGAAGAACATCACGCTCTTGGTGCATTGGCTACCCTCAAGTCAGCGGGCAAGTTCGCTCCTTCGCCTTGCAAGTACCAATTCCCCACCACCGATCTCAAGACCGCTATCCTGCTGGCTGCTACCTTTACCGATGCCGTCCTCGGTGCTCTCCAAGACGCAAATGTCATCTTCAGCAAGGAGGGTGCTCACGAGGTGGTACGCCTCATTTCGTCCGTCATTGGTCAGGAGGGTGAGCAGAACGGCTTCTACCGTCTCTATCTCGACCAAGTCCCCTCTGAGTCCCCCTTCCTGACCACTGTCCCCGCTGCCTTTGCTTGGTCTGCTCTCCAGGCCTTTGTTGTGCCTGGATCATGCACCGAGGACATCTCCAAGATCGCCCTCCCCATCTTCCCTGGCCTGATGGTCAATGGTGGTGCCATTGGAGTTCTGGAGCCCAAGGATCAGACTCTCTCTTTCAGTGCTGAGCTCAAGGAGTCTCACGATGGTGAGGATCTTTACATCACCTACACTGTTGGCCAGCAGCTCCCCTACAGCGTCAAGGCCGAGAATGTGAAGTGGGACGGAAACTCTGTCAGTCTTGATGCCAAGTTCCCCTTCTCCGAGCTCGTCGCTTCAGGTTTCTCTCACGCTGCTTTGACTACTTCTTCCAACATCTCCACTCCCGACGACGTTCCCAACTACACTTTGGCTGCTCCTGGTCTCATCCAGGTCCAGAACCCCCTCTAA
- a CDS encoding hypothetical protein (TransMembrane:3 (i180-197o203-222i373-391o)~BUSCO:2097at5125), translated as MSQFEQQTVPSAGQHYSGRNRVPNVREFMDQLDQNKKQRDAQIDQELNQNKIQGETKDHRQNRAEALRNQKDIRTVRDPVTGKDVGIRDADFDYKDAVENPQMSVPNENLGKPATIATSSKQSGEEYRYAQDVTAPPDPVQEGATSDVPIRSEKTSVVFYKTPSVSYEPMFAILEQRSNVLCAGIFCAIVFIGKMFGGRLLGLIPLGFCVASGVFLWTKDLIRQGRDLEWSSEQDRGETATANLIPESVEWMNTMLGVMWGLINPEMFAAVADTLEDVMAASVPGVIENVRVADISQGNNPIRILNMRALPDSHVQDIKDEQHRQNEKTTDPEELAANEQAGSFYNLEVAIAYHAKPSGGDIASKARNMGMQLVFYLGVKGLFGVPLPIWVELQGLVATARVRLQLTPDPPFLKTLTFTLMGIPKVQAGCTPMIEKGVNILNLPLISNFVNWAIGAAASMYVAPKSLSLDLGKMLQGDDIKKETLALGIMFVRIHKATGLSKQDARGSKGGGSDPYITISWSKFSKPQFCTRVIQDDLNPVFEESAGLLVTADLLKADEQLSVELWDSDRSSADDVVGKVELSIQKLIQHPGKMFPQVSKLRGVKAESEMPGELHWEVGFFGKTQFRKALRTDGRDLSLPKELADKPELQENKGAIDNAEEDAVIHTPPDPLWPSGVLSIVVHQIVGLELANIKGSNGKRKGREYEPARPEAGEVKEEQAKTLPSSYCTILLNDDLIYKTRTKVVSSQPIFNAGTEKFIRDWRSAIVTVGVRDSRNRQHDPLIGVVPLKLTDILQTSSESTRWYPLDGGIGFGRIRISLLFRSVELRLPPPQLGWDIGTFEFMTNAITTTGYAPANHVKIRFRTGGSSASIGKSSSTREADGMSFNISGENNSERIRLPVRHRYSSPIFVEFYPSGKRHADAYAVLWLLELVDGEDKDFDIPIWKCDNGLRLSQNYITEENYKSVPDIDMEQVGRLKFHGRFSPGTDSDHIKFASSNDDRETIETWEACYAEGVRKQDVETEVPPVIQKLHEESLTHGRDVLAQADEKQKAKWLAKDGTDWSGAFGEDPSALMSVERHGQDSEEYDEFDEDSDPDLGIQDGDTEPTDPSENGRTSVDSTGTNATSATTDSQASADSNSKNPIKKIKSYRSDSRDMHRKHRGLMQWRPMRNLQFAKDEAKFAVRKVAKLGALDGRKPDVETEV; from the exons ATGTCGCAGTTTGAGCAGCAGACTGTGCCCTCGGCCGGCCAGCATTACAGCGGTCGGAACCGCGTCCCCAATGTTAGGGAGTTTATGGACCAGCTGGACCAGAACAAGAAGCAGCGCGACGCTCAGATTGACCAAGAACTCAATCAGAACAAAATCCAGGGCGAGACAAAGGATCACAGACAAAACAGAGCTGAAGCTCTTCGAAATCAAAAGGATATTCGCACCGTGCGTGATCCGGTCACAGGAAAGGATGTTGGTATCCGAGACGCAGATTTCGATTACAAGGATGCTGTCGAGAACCCTCAG ATGTCAGTCCCAAATGAGAACCTTGGAAAGCCTGCCACTATCGCAACCTCTTCAAAACAATCTGGAGAGGAGTACCGTTACGCTCAAGATGTCACTGCGCCCCCAGACCCCGTTCAGGAGGGTGCAACATCTGATGTACCCATCCGAAGCGAGAAAACCTCTGTCGTGTTCTACAAGACTCCTTCTGTGAGCTACGAACCAATGTTTGCCATTCTTGAGCAGCGCTCAAATGTCTTGTGTGCCGGCATCTTCTGTGCCATTGTATTTATTGGAAAGATGTTTGGTGGCCGTCTTCTGGGTCTCATTCCTCTGGGTTTCTGCGTTGCGTCAGGTGTTTTCCTGTGGACAAAAGATTTGATTCGCCAAGGTAGAGATCTAGAATGGTCGAGTGAGCAAGATCGTGGCGAGACTGCCACTGCAAACTTGATCCCCGAGTCAGTTGAATGGATGAACACGATGCTGGGAGTCATGTGGGGTCTCATTAACCCTGAGATgtttgctgctgttgccgaTAC TCTGGAAGACGTTATGGCTGCATCTGTTCCCGGTGTCATCGAGAACGTTCGAGTTGCAGATATCTCTCAGGGCAACAACCCCATCCGTATCCTCAACATGCGCGCTCTCCCTGACTCCCACGTCCAAGATATTAAAGACGAACAGCACCGACAGAACGAGAAGACCACCGACCCCGAGGAGCTTGCAGCCAACGAGCAAGCCGGGTCCTTCTACAACCTCGAGGTTGCCATCGCCTACCATGCCAAGCCTTCCGGTGGAGATATTGCCTCCAAGGCTCGCAATATGGGCATGCAGCTGGTCTTCTACCTTGGTGTCAAGGGACTTTTTGGCGTCCCGTTGCCCATTTGGGTCGAACTCCAAGGCCTTGTTGCGACCGCTCGAGTCCGACTTCAGTTGACTCCTGACCCCCCCTTCCTTAAGACTCTGACCTTCACGCTCATGGGCATTCCCAAAGTCCAGGCTGGATGCACGCCCATGATTGAGAAGGGTGTCAACATTCTTAACCTACCTCTCATCTCCAACTTTGTCAACTGGGCCATTGGTGCTGCCGCATCAATGTATGTGGCGCCCAAGAGTCTGTCGCTTGATCTTGGAAAGATGCTCCAGGGTGACGACATCAAGAAGGAGACTTTGGCTCTTGGTATCATGTTCGTTCGTATTCACAAGGCTACTGGTCTCAGCAAGCAAGATGCGCGCGGAAGCAAGGGCGGTGGTTCCGACCCTTACATCACTATTAGCTGGAGCAAGTTCTCCAAGCCTCAGTTTTGTACCCGAGTTATTCAGGATGATCTCAACCCCGTTTTCGAAGAGAGCGCCGGCCTACTTGTCACTGCCGATCTTCTCAAGGCTGATGAGCAGCTATCAGTTGAGCTCTGGGACAGCGATAGATCATCTGCTGATGATGTCGTTGGTAAGGTTGAGCTCAGTATTCAGAAGCTTATCCAACACCCTGGTAAAATGTTCCCTCAGGTATCAAAGCTCCGAGGTGTCAAGGCCGAGAGTGAAATGCCTGGAGAGCTTCACTGGGAAGTGGGCTTCTTTGGCAAGACACAGTTCCGTAAGGCTCTTCGAACAGACGGTCGGGATCTCAGCCTTCCCAAAGAACTGGCAGATAAGCCTGAGCTTCAAGAGAACAAGGGCGCTATCGATAATGCAGAGGAAGATGCCGTCATCCACACTCCTCCCGACCCATTGTGGCCTTCTGGTGTTTTGAGCATTGTCGTCCATCAGATTGTTGGCTTGGAACTGGCCAACATCAAGGGATCCAATGGAAAGCGAAAGGGTCGTGAGTACGAGCCCGCTCGCCCTGAAGCCGGTGAAGTAAAGGAGGAGCAGGCGAAGACTCTCCCTAGTTCTTACTGTACCATTCTTCTTAACGATGACCTCATTTACAAGACTCGAACAAAGGTCGTTTCTTCCCAGCCCATCTTCAACGCAGGAACGGAAAAGTTCATCCGCGATTGGCGTTCTGCTATCGTTACTGTTGGCGTCCGTGATTCGCGCAACCGACAGCACGATCCTCTCATTGGTGTCGTTCCTCTCAAGTTGACTGACATCCTTCAAACCAGCAGCGAGTCTACCAGGTGGTATCCTCTCGATGGAGGAATTGGCTTTGGTCGTATCCGCATCTCGCTGCTTTTCCGATCTGTCGAGCTCCgccttcctcctcctcagttGGGTTGGGATATCGGCACTTTCGAGTTCATGACCAATGCCATTACAACCACTGGATATGCCCCGGCGAACCATGTCAAGATTCGATTCCGTACTGGAGGTTCCTCCGCCAGCATTGGCAAGAGCTCTTCCACACGGGAAGCTGACGGCATGTCTTTCAACATTAGCGGCGAGAATAACAGCGAACGTATTCGACTACCAGTTCGCCACCGCTACAGTTCGCCCATTTTTGTCGAATTCTACCCCAGTGGCAAGAGACACGCCGACGCCTATGCCGTCCTCTGGCTTCTGGAGCTGGTTGATGGTGAGGACAAGGATTTCGATATCCCTATTTGGAAGTGTGACAACGGCCTACGACTATCCCAGAACTACATTACCGAAGAAAACTACAAATCAGTTCCTGATATCGATATGGAACAAGTTGGACGACTCAAGTTCCACGGTCGCTTCTCTCCGGGAACCGACTCCGATCATATCAAATTTGCCAGCAGTAACGACGATCGTGAGACTATCGAGACCTGGGAAGCCTGTTACGCAGAAGGCGTGCGCAAGCAGGATGTCGAGACCGAAGTACCTCCTGTGATTCAAAAGCTACACGAAGAGTCGCTGACCCACGGCCGCGATGTTCTTGCCCAGGCCGATGAGAAACAAAAGGCCAAGTGGTTGGCCAAAGACGGTACTGACTGGAGTGGCGCCTTTGGTGAAGATCCGTCTGCTTTGATGTCGGTGGAGAGACATGGTCAGGACAGCGAAGAATATGATGAATTCGATGAAGATTCTGATCCTGATCTTGGTATCCAGGATGGAGACACTGAGCCGACGGACCCTTCTGAGAACGGCCGCACTTCAGTTGACAGCACAGGTACCAACGCGACAAGCGCAACCACCGACTCTCAGGCCAGCGCCGACAGCAATAGCAAGAACCCgatcaagaagatcaagtctTATCGTTCTGACAGCCGCGACATGCACCGCAAGCACCGTGGCCTCATGCAATGGCGCCCAATGCGCAACCTGCAATTCGCCAAGGATGAAGCCAAGTTCGCCGTCAGAAAGGTGGCCAAGCTTGGTGCACTAGATGGTCGAAAGCCCGATGTGGAGACCGAGGTTTAA
- a CDS encoding hypothetical protein (MEROPS:MER0042897), with protein MRPEDYAKYLRDHKLDPENRPKDRGDAIHSAILDKRVYIAIELLNLYPEDCLEARSRTGSKNWRTPLHNACEHNRTLVVKELLDKGADSNARSFHRLTPLIFAVEAENLEIVKLLVGKGADVNLQSNAKTNERSALHVATNIVSPDIILTLLNNGADPKLVTKTGNTPLHFAVRSGCAPAAALLLLHGASPTATNEKGESPFSLIENLGKDDRRKFTHIFECAQRKGDFGDFFNQHLRQNPPIDLVSGLHWAISHDLDSALAYLLHIDSHAIEARLSNGWYPLHVAARGGHEKCVRVLLGHEAEVDCKTKTGWTPLMMAAEKGDKKVLRILLNHGANCSATNANGDTAWKVAKHHGHRFPMLLAVRHVNPSNINRVEQEMDGDERLAPPKERPYCRTPSPGSQDVKEDPGELFALTDAKSDEVSTQTPQNLEYFEDFLKTLEQTWYNKIQWDPEDDVENPRKDWTGPVKVAILDTGIDLNHQDFDRRAKRRTKVGLKHVSEKKQRERIKAYKNFTDGPEDDVTDDDGHGTHIAGLIMTIAPRAELYIAKVSSSQRPENKEGGPARATKRRGKESHPIQEALKWAIENEVNIINMSLGFSELGSLELTKTLTDADRAGISVFAAASNHGNRNPIAWPARDRLLAICVGSNDEMNKLSAFAPSTNRKFPIFVTYGENIYSHWPGGGYRKMSGTSVSTPIAVGMAAMIIAFLNKTNAWPPDAKANCLGRIKEWRIRGTAGMGRVLENMCRDINGLKLLSPKLMWEDCPVPNPDPIQILGFLSQYEGHEIAR; from the exons ATGAGGCCTGAGGACTACGCAAAGTACTTACGCGACCATAAATTGGACCCTGAGAATCGACCAAAAGATCGTGGTGATGCTATACATTCGGCTATCCTTGACAAGCGAGTTTACATCGCCATAGAGCTTCTGAACCTGTACCCAGAAGATTGTCTCGAGGCGAGAAGTCGGACGGGGTCCAAAAACTGGCGTACCCCGTTACACAACGCCTGTGAGCACAACCGTACATTGGTTGTTAAGGaacttctcgacaagggagCCGATTCCAATGCACGAAGTTTTCACAGACTTACTCCGCTCATATTCGCGGTTGAAGCAGAGAATCTAGAGATTGTGAAACTTTTGGTGGGAAAGGGGGCCGACGTCAATCTCCAGTCCAATGCAAAGACCAATGAACGAAGCGCACTTCATGTTGCCACGAACATAGTGTCTCCAGACATCATTCTAACTCTTCTAAATAATGGGGCAGACCCGAAGCTTGTGACAAAAACTGGCAATACTCCTTTACACTTTGCTGTTCGATCTGGCTGTGCACCTGCGGCTGCTCTTCTGCTGCTCCACGGGGCGTCTCCTACAGCCACAAATGAAAAGGGAGAATCACCGTTCAGTCTGATTGAGAACTTAGGAAAAGACGACCGCAGAAAGTTTACTCACATCTTTGAGTGCGCTCAGAGGAAAGGCGACTTTGGGGACTTCTTCAATCAACACCTTCGGCAGAATCCGCCAATTGATCTCGTTTCTGGTTTACACTGGGCCATCTCGCATGACCTTGACAGCGCTCTTGCTTACCTTCTGCATATTGACTCACACGCAATAGAGGCAAGGTTATCTAACGGATGGTATCCGCTTCACGTAGCAGCGAGGGGCGGGCATGAGAAATGTGttagagttcttctcggacATGAGGCAGAAGTTGATTGTAAAACCAAGACAGGCTGGACACCACTAATGATGGCCGCTGAAAAGGGCGATAAGAAGGTTCTTCGCATTCTACTGAATCACGGTGCGAACTGCTCAGCAACCAATGCGAACGGGGACACTGCGTGGAAAGTTGCCAAACACCATGGCCACCGATTTCCAATGCTTTTGGCAGTCAGGCATGTTAATCCGTCAAACATAAATCGTGTAGAACAGGAAATGGACGGAGATGAGCGATTAGCACCTCCGAAGGAGAGGCCGTACTGCAGAACGCCCTCTCCAGGTTCACAAGATGTCAAAGAAGACCCAG GTGAGCTGTTCGCACTTACAGATGCGAAATCCGACGAGGTATCAACTCAAACACCTCAGAA CTTGGAGTATTTCGAGGACTTCCTCAAGACTCTAGAGCAAACATGGTATAATAAGATTCAATGGGACCCTGAAGACGATGTCGAAAATCCTCGGAAAGACTGGACTGGTCCAGTGAAGGTCGCCATACTTGACACTGGAATCGATCTCAACCATCAAGACTTTGACCGGCGAGCCAAGAGAAGAACAAAAGTAGGATTGAAACACGTCTCAGAAAAGAAGCAGCGCGAACGGATCAAGGCATACAAAAACTTTACAGATGGACCCGAGGATGATGTAACAGATGATGACGGCCACGGGACTCATATTGCTGGTCTTATCATGACTATTGCACCACGTGCCGAGCTATACATTGCAAAAGTGAGCTCGTCACAGAGACCAGAGAACAAAGAAGGAGGCCCGGCTAGAGCGACGAAAAGGCGTGGGAAAGAGTCTCATCCAATTCAAGAG GCCCTGAAGTGGGCTATTGAAAATGAGGTCAACATTATCAACATGTCACTTGGCTTCTCCGAACTAGGTTCTCTCGAGCTCACCAAGACTCTGACAGATGCAGACCGTGCAGGGATCAGTGTTTTCGCTGCCGCTTCAAACCATGGCAACCGTAATCCCATAGCATGGCCAGCGCGTGATCGTCTTCTAGCCATTTGTGTGGGATCAAACGATGAGATGAACAAGCTTTCAGCATTCGCTCCCAGTACAAATAGAAAATTCCCAATTTTTGTCACTTACGGCGAGAATATATACAGCCATTGGCCCGGCGGCGGGTATCGCAAGATGAGTGGTACATCAGTCTCGACACCGATTGCTGTAGGCATGGCAGCCATGATAATCGCCTTTCTAAACAAGACGAACGCATGGCCGCCAGATGCGAAAGCTAATTGTCTTGGTAGGATAAAAGAGTGGCGGATAAGAGGTACTGCAGGTATGGGAAGAGTATTGGAGAATATGTGTCGGGACATCAACGGCCTCAAGCTTCTGTCCCCAAAGCTGATGTGGGAGGATTGTCCTGTGCCGAATCCGGACCCAATACAGATTCTCGGTTTCTTGAGTCAGTACGAAGGCCACGAAATCGCCCGTTAA
- a CDS encoding hypothetical protein (TransMembrane:4 (i12-39o45-66i87-103o123-145i)~BUSCO:45332at5125) — MFGEKIRGPGMIVLQVLRVITIISLLTAAAACWVLVIKINRSTGWFFFEAMSLVLMSSATIFLIISELPFCKSYFQKSWPVFSDEHGLTWLGVGLLLIGSNILGKLNSPHNRDNKIGLPFWQLILAAGILTLTSGVLNLICSVIFRDRDINARMIRADGSLARAKEDAKSFGKSNSNYSASFSEERPKKTFMSFFWKKDESQPSSPPRRNISHPISRPMDHDVERNAPPHYDNDRDDDYDMDRRSPIVPAVRRPDTALHPMNIRRPASPSMYSEARMSRF, encoded by the coding sequence ATGTTCGGCGAAAAGATCCGTGGTCCCGGCATGATAGTGCTGCAGGTACTACGAGTTATCACGATCATCAGCCTTCTCACAGCCGCTGCCGCTTGTTGGGTTCTCGTCATCAAGATCAACCGATCTACCGGATGGTTCTTCTTCGAAGCCATGTCACTGGTACTCATGAGCTCTGCCActatcttcctcatcatctccgAGCTGCCTTTCTGCAAGAGCTACTTCCAGAAGAGTTGGCCTGTCTTTTCCGACGAGCATGGCCTCACTTGGCTTGGTGTTGGTCTCCTCCTCATTGGATCCAATATCCTTGGAAAGCTCAACTCTCCCCACAACCGCGACAATAAGATTGGGCTCCCATTTTGGCAGCTCATCCTGGCAGCTGGAATCCTCACGTTGACCTCTGGTGTCCTCAACCTCATCTGCTCAGTCATCTTCCGAGATCGCGACATCAACGCTCGAATGATTCGCGCCGATGGCTCCCTAGCTCGTGCCAAAGAGGATGCCAAATCTTTCGGCAAGTCGAATTCCAACTACAGCGCTTCATTCAGCGAGGAACGACCCAAGAAGACGTTCATGTCTTTCTTCTGGAAGAAAGACGAATCGCAGCCTAGCTCTCCACCACGACGCAACATTAGCCATCCAATTTCCCGCCCTATGGATCATGATGTCGAGCGAAACGCGCCTCCTCACTACGATAACGACCGAGACGACGACTATGACATGGACCGCCGCAGTCCTATCGTGCCTGCCGTTCGCCGCCCTGACACAGCCCTACACCCCATGAACATCCGACGGCCTGCGAGCCCTAGCATGTATTCTGAGGCGCGTATGTCCCGCTTCTAG